A DNA window from Sporosarcina sp. ANT_H38 contains the following coding sequences:
- the isdE gene encoding heme ABC transporter substrate-binding protein IsdE — protein MLKVRNLLYMLLVIVVLAGCSSQKGTSSNEENTEPTGERIVATTVAVTEIMDALEIDLVGIPSSYKELPKRYADAKEVGNPMSPDMEMLLSLKPTEILSVTTLKYDLQEMFDERGIDMTYVNLESIDAMHSEILNLGEKYDRQEQAKAIVDQFEEKVAEIDKLSEGKEQPSVLILLGIPGSYLVATEHSYIGDLVKRSGGKNVVTGEKVEFLSSNTEYLQQAKPDIILRAAHGMPEQVIQMFDDEFKSNDVWKHFEAVKNNRVYDLDELLFGTTGNLAAVEALDELQKMLYPN, from the coding sequence ATGCTAAAAGTGCGTAATCTTCTCTATATGCTTCTAGTCATTGTAGTTTTGGCTGGTTGTTCGTCTCAAAAAGGTACTTCATCCAATGAAGAAAATACTGAACCAACGGGTGAGCGGATTGTTGCTACAACGGTCGCGGTGACGGAAATTATGGATGCCCTAGAAATTGATTTAGTCGGGATACCATCGAGTTACAAAGAGTTGCCGAAACGCTACGCAGATGCAAAAGAAGTCGGGAACCCTATGAGCCCCGATATGGAAATGTTGCTGTCATTGAAACCAACAGAAATACTGTCGGTGACAACGTTAAAATATGATTTGCAAGAGATGTTTGACGAGCGTGGCATAGATATGACCTATGTAAATTTAGAAAGCATCGACGCGATGCACAGCGAAATTTTAAATTTAGGTGAAAAGTACGACCGTCAAGAGCAAGCGAAAGCGATTGTCGATCAATTCGAAGAAAAAGTTGCCGAAATTGATAAGCTATCAGAAGGAAAAGAACAACCGTCCGTGCTCATTTTACTTGGTATTCCAGGGAGTTATCTAGTTGCAACCGAGCATTCCTATATCGGGGACCTTGTGAAGCGAAGCGGCGGTAAAAATGTCGTAACGGGAGAAAAAGTAGAATTTCTTTCTTCTAATACAGAATATTTACAGCAAGCAAAACCAGATATTATTTTAAGAGCAGCGCATGGAATGCCAGAACAGGTCATTCAAATGTTTGATGATGAGTTCAAATCAAATGACGTTTGGAAACATTTCGAAGCCGTTAAAAATAACCGTGTGTATGATTTAGATGAACTTCTATTTGGAACGACAGGAAATCTAGCGGCAGTCGAAGCGTTGGACGAGCTGCAAAAAATGTTGTATCCAAACTAA
- the ilvD gene encoding dihydroxy-acid dehydratase: MRSDMIKKGVDRAPHRSLLYATGVRMKDMHKPFIGVCNSYIDIIPGHMHLNKFAEVVKEAIREAGGIPFEFNTIGVDDGIAMGHIGMRYSLPSRELIADSAETVINAHWFDGVFYIPNCDKITPGMLMAAVRTNVPSVFVSGGPMEGGVSSTGKPLSLVSVFEGVGAYKQGTMTAEELLDIEQSACPSCGSCSGMFTANSMNSLMEMLGVTVPGNGTILATSDERHRLIKEAAEHLVRMVKEDIKPRDIITKETIDDAFALDMAMGGSTNTVLHTLAIAHEAEIEYDVRDINEVAKRIPYLSKISPSSDYTMHDVHLAGGVSAIIKELCEIEGAVHPDRMTITGKSLYENVKDSHILNDEVIRRHDNAYSPVGGLSVLFGNIAPDGGVIKVGAVDPSITEFRGKAIVFESQEDTQEGIDNGTVKAGDVVVIRYEGPKGGPGMPEMLAPTAAIAGRGLATKVALITDGRFSGASRGISIGHISPEAAEGGPIALVENGDIISIDLTNRTIELEVSDEELEKRRVHLKPFEPKIKKGYLARYSALVTSASTGGVMKI, encoded by the coding sequence ATGAGAAGTGACATGATTAAAAAAGGTGTAGACCGTGCACCGCATAGAAGTTTGCTGTACGCTACAGGCGTTAGAATGAAAGATATGCATAAACCTTTCATCGGTGTCTGTAATTCATATATTGATATTATTCCTGGTCATATGCATTTGAATAAATTTGCAGAAGTCGTCAAAGAGGCGATTCGTGAAGCAGGTGGGATTCCATTCGAGTTCAACACGATCGGTGTTGACGATGGAATTGCGATGGGACATATCGGTATGCGGTATTCATTACCAAGTCGTGAACTCATCGCAGACTCTGCAGAAACGGTTATTAACGCTCACTGGTTCGACGGCGTATTCTATATTCCAAACTGCGACAAAATTACGCCAGGCATGTTGATGGCAGCAGTTCGAACGAACGTCCCATCCGTTTTCGTCTCAGGCGGACCGATGGAGGGCGGTGTATCATCGACTGGTAAGCCTTTATCTCTCGTTTCGGTATTCGAGGGTGTTGGAGCTTACAAACAAGGTACGATGACAGCTGAAGAATTGCTCGACATTGAACAGAGTGCTTGCCCGTCATGTGGATCATGTTCAGGCATGTTCACAGCGAACTCCATGAACTCACTTATGGAAATGTTGGGAGTTACAGTTCCGGGTAATGGAACGATACTCGCTACTTCGGATGAACGTCATCGACTCATTAAAGAAGCAGCGGAACACCTTGTTCGTATGGTGAAAGAAGATATTAAGCCGCGTGACATTATAACGAAAGAAACAATCGATGATGCATTTGCACTTGATATGGCAATGGGCGGTTCAACAAATACTGTCCTTCATACACTTGCCATCGCACACGAAGCAGAAATCGAATATGATGTCCGGGATATCAACGAAGTTGCTAAACGGATTCCGTATTTGTCCAAAATCAGTCCATCATCTGACTATACGATGCACGATGTCCATCTTGCAGGCGGCGTCAGCGCAATTATTAAAGAGCTATGTGAAATTGAAGGAGCCGTTCATCCGGATAGGATGACGATTACCGGAAAATCACTCTATGAAAATGTAAAAGACTCACATATTCTCAATGACGAAGTCATTCGACGTCATGATAATGCATACAGTCCAGTAGGTGGCTTGTCCGTCCTATTCGGTAATATTGCTCCAGACGGCGGCGTCATTAAAGTAGGAGCCGTTGACCCATCGATTACTGAGTTCCGAGGAAAAGCCATCGTGTTTGAATCCCAGGAAGATACACAAGAAGGAATCGACAACGGAACAGTAAAAGCGGGCGATGTTGTTGTTATTCGTTACGAAGGTCCGAAAGGCGGACCGGGTATGCCGGAAATGCTCGCACCGACTGCTGCAATTGCAGGACGTGGGCTGGCAACGAAAGTAGCACTCATTACAGACGGACGTTTCTCAGGGGCATCCCGAGGTATATCGATTGGTCACATTTCACCTGAAGCGGCTGAAGGCGGACCTATCGCATTAGTCGAGAATGGTGATATCATCTCAATTGATTTAACAAACCGCACGATTGAACTCGAAGTTTCTGATGAAGAGCTCGAAAAACGTAGAGTACACTTAAAACCATTCGAACCTAAAATTAAAAAAGGCTATTTAGCAAGATATTCAGCGCTTGTCACTTCTGCAAGTACAGGCGGGGTTATGAAAATCTAA
- a CDS encoding iron ABC transporter permease: MFRKNKKALSFISVIILLIIVSIHSALTGSIKVTPFELIHGLVTGTNDQVAVIKDLRLPRILIALFAGAALSVAGVLLQAVMRNPLADPGIIGVSAGAGFMSILVVSFFPTLYFFVPFFAFLGGALAFFLVYSLSWRSGLDPLRMILIGIAVNALFTGLSQGLGFSGSALTQSMSQVMTSTLTMKKWSDVDVLILYGTIGLVLAFVVYSWCNYLALDDKTAKNLGVNVNLARLVISLVAVLLASVATAVAGLFAFVGLLIPHIGRSLVGTDHKVLIPFSALAGALLILTADTLGRTIIAPNEIPASIIMAVIGGPFLIFLLRKSERIYGH, encoded by the coding sequence ATGTTTCGGAAAAATAAAAAGGCGCTTAGTTTTATCAGCGTCATTATTCTACTTATAATAGTTAGCATTCACTCAGCACTTACGGGAAGTATTAAAGTCACACCGTTCGAACTGATTCACGGACTAGTGACGGGGACAAATGATCAGGTTGCCGTCATTAAGGACTTGCGGCTTCCGCGAATTCTAATCGCTCTATTTGCAGGGGCAGCTTTATCCGTGGCGGGGGTACTATTGCAAGCAGTTATGCGTAACCCATTGGCAGATCCAGGAATTATTGGCGTTTCTGCGGGTGCTGGGTTTATGTCCATACTTGTTGTCTCGTTCTTCCCGACACTGTACTTTTTCGTGCCCTTTTTTGCTTTCTTGGGCGGGGCTCTTGCGTTTTTCCTCGTCTATTCATTATCGTGGAGATCCGGACTTGATCCGCTGCGCATGATTTTAATCGGAATAGCGGTAAATGCCTTATTCACAGGGCTTAGCCAAGGGCTTGGTTTTAGCGGAAGTGCACTTACACAATCGATGAGTCAAGTGATGACCTCGACGCTCACTATGAAAAAGTGGAGTGATGTCGATGTACTCATTTTATATGGAACGATTGGCCTCGTGTTAGCGTTTGTCGTTTATTCCTGGTGCAATTACTTGGCATTAGATGATAAGACCGCTAAAAATCTAGGGGTTAATGTAAATCTAGCGCGATTAGTGATTTCGTTAGTGGCTGTTCTGCTTGCTTCGGTTGCGACTGCAGTAGCAGGTCTATTTGCGTTTGTAGGCTTGCTTATTCCTCATATAGGACGGTCATTGGTCGGAACGGATCACAAAGTGCTGATTCCATTTTCAGCATTGGCAGGGGCCTTGCTAATCTTAACAGCGGATACGTTAGGTCGAACGATTATTGCGCCAAATGAAATCCCCGCATCTATCATAATGGCTGTCATCGGTGGACCTTTCCTTATATTCTTGCTGAGAAAGAGTGAACGTATTTATGGACATTAA
- a CDS encoding NEAT domain-containing protein has product MKKQIMMLFSILLVLFTVLPASQIEAAEVTTPVKQEFELPLDVLQVENDDKSAAAQYVKSPAKIVVEDGKTFAYVTLLSSKWWQSLKVQTKQPGTFTDAEVISEDTKADTRVVKFEVQDLSKELNAKIHIIVTGVPGLGEYDHSYDIRLKFDSSKIPVTPEVPVTPAPEVIKDGAYTIDFKALHEEEDKASSMTRYIETPAKLSVKGGKNLVTMTLTNNEQITAFQVEQGGKFVDTTVVKTDVEANKRVVEFEVADLSTIIKAKFTVFVAAANHTGNYNVRLAFDKESVKAVEEVPGEEVETPEEVVAFTDIANTWAKPYIESLASKQIVKGKTATTFAPNDKITRGQFAIILSRALELPKQDFQGTFSDVTKKMDWISFEAASRAGIIIVNDGKFRPNQPITRQQMATMIVRAIEYKDASVLEGVTNKVAFADAKDITAYAKTSVDLATGLGIIGGKVVNGKNVFEPKANATRAHASKMVYYMLEKLQK; this is encoded by the coding sequence ATGAAAAAGCAAATCATGATGTTATTTTCAATACTACTTGTTTTATTTACTGTACTACCTGCTAGCCAAATCGAAGCAGCTGAAGTTACTACACCAGTGAAACAAGAATTTGAATTGCCACTAGATGTCTTACAAGTTGAAAATGATGACAAATCAGCGGCAGCGCAATATGTGAAAAGCCCTGCGAAAATCGTTGTTGAAGATGGCAAAACTTTCGCTTATGTAACACTATTAAGCAGTAAATGGTGGCAGTCACTGAAAGTCCAAACAAAACAACCTGGTACATTTACAGATGCAGAAGTAATTAGTGAAGATACAAAAGCAGATACCAGAGTTGTTAAATTCGAAGTTCAAGATCTAAGTAAAGAATTGAATGCTAAAATCCATATCATCGTAACAGGTGTACCAGGCCTAGGCGAGTATGATCACAGCTATGACATCCGTTTGAAATTTGATAGCAGCAAAATCCCTGTAACTCCTGAAGTACCCGTAACACCAGCACCAGAAGTAATTAAAGACGGTGCATACACAATCGATTTCAAAGCATTGCATGAAGAAGAAGACAAAGCGTCTTCAATGACTAGATATATTGAAACACCGGCAAAACTGTCAGTAAAAGGTGGAAAAAACCTTGTTACAATGACACTTACAAACAATGAACAAATTACAGCATTCCAAGTAGAACAAGGTGGGAAATTCGTAGATACAACTGTCGTAAAAACGGATGTAGAAGCAAACAAAAGAGTAGTTGAATTCGAGGTTGCTGATTTATCAACAATCATCAAAGCGAAATTCACAGTATTCGTAGCGGCAGCAAACCACACAGGTAACTATAATGTACGTCTTGCTTTTGATAAGGAAAGCGTTAAAGCAGTTGAAGAGGTTCCAGGAGAAGAAGTGGAAACACCTGAAGAAGTAGTAGCATTTACTGATATTGCTAACACATGGGCAAAACCTTATATCGAGTCACTTGCTTCTAAACAAATCGTTAAAGGAAAAACAGCTACAACATTTGCTCCAAATGATAAAATTACAAGAGGGCAATTTGCAATCATATTGTCACGTGCACTTGAGCTTCCGAAACAAGATTTCCAAGGAACATTCTCTGACGTAACGAAAAAGATGGATTGGATCTCTTTTGAAGCTGCAAGTCGTGCAGGCATCATCATTGTCAACGATGGTAAATTCCGTCCAAATCAACCAATTACACGTCAACAAATGGCTACAATGATTGTCCGAGCAATTGAATACAAAGATGCAAGTGTATTAGAAGGTGTAACGAACAAGGTTGCATTTGCAGATGCAAAAGACATTACTGCATATGCAAAAACATCTGTCGACTTGGCAACTGGCCTTGGTATCATTGGTGGAAAAGTAGTAAATGGTAAAAATGTATTCGAACCTAAAGCAAACGCAACGCGTGCACATGCTTCTAAAATGGTTTATTACATGCTTGAAAAACTTCAAAAGTAA
- the ilvB gene encoding acetolactate synthase large subunit, with the protein MNAEVQTRQAAQEMVHETVLEPQQSEQPKNGSALLIQALKDQGVDVIFGYPGGAVLPIYDALYQNPISHVLARHEQGAIHAAEGYARVSGKPGVVIATSGPGATNLVTGITDAMMDSLPLVIFTGQVANAVIGTDAFQEADIIGITQPITKHNYQVKDVADFPRIIKEAFHIASTGRPGPVLVDIPKNIATGLFVPTEDMDAEVDLPGYQPTTTPNYLQIQKAAEAISQATKPLILAGAGILHAKAMDELKELVEKHKIPVTNTLLGLGSIRGDHELFLGMAGMHGTVTSNMAISECDVLVNIGARFDDRLTGNLATFAPNAKIIHIDIDPAEIGKNVPTEIPIVADAKEALQALLKQQFVSPETETWLTYLKESAEKFPLWYDNDDEGTILPQQALEIIHRITKGDAVVTTDVGQHQMWTAQYYSLNNPDHWVTSGGLGTMGFGFPAAIGAQIAKPDARVIAIVGDAGFQMTAQELSLLQEMRIPVKIIILNNGCLGMVRQWQETFYEKRYSQSLMPVQPNFVKLAEAYDIKGYRIDTLEEAEAVFQEALLSDEPVLIDCRVKQLENVYPMVAPGRGLHEMIGVSKL; encoded by the coding sequence ATGAATGCTGAAGTTCAAACGAGGCAAGCGGCACAGGAAATGGTCCATGAAACTGTACTCGAACCACAACAGTCCGAACAACCGAAAAATGGGTCTGCGTTACTCATTCAAGCTTTGAAGGACCAGGGTGTCGATGTTATTTTTGGTTATCCTGGAGGAGCAGTTTTACCGATTTATGACGCATTGTATCAAAATCCCATTTCCCACGTGCTTGCACGTCACGAACAAGGCGCGATTCATGCGGCTGAAGGATATGCCCGCGTATCAGGAAAGCCTGGTGTCGTTATTGCGACATCCGGACCGGGAGCGACGAACTTAGTGACAGGGATTACGGATGCCATGATGGATTCACTGCCACTCGTCATATTCACTGGTCAAGTTGCAAATGCAGTCATCGGTACGGATGCATTTCAAGAAGCGGATATTATCGGGATTACACAGCCAATTACAAAGCATAACTACCAAGTGAAGGATGTAGCCGATTTCCCGAGAATTATCAAAGAAGCATTCCATATTGCTTCAACAGGTCGCCCAGGACCCGTACTTGTTGACATCCCTAAGAACATTGCAACGGGGCTCTTCGTTCCAACTGAAGACATGGATGCAGAAGTAGATTTACCGGGTTATCAGCCGACAACGACTCCGAACTATTTACAAATACAAAAAGCGGCAGAAGCCATCTCTCAAGCAACAAAACCACTGATCTTGGCAGGTGCAGGTATCCTGCATGCTAAGGCGATGGATGAATTAAAAGAACTCGTAGAAAAACATAAGATTCCTGTAACGAATACACTTCTTGGTCTCGGCAGTATCCGTGGTGATCATGAACTATTCCTAGGTATGGCAGGCATGCACGGAACGGTTACATCCAATATGGCAATTAGTGAATGTGATGTACTTGTCAATATCGGGGCTCGTTTTGACGATAGACTGACAGGCAATCTGGCAACATTCGCACCGAATGCGAAAATTATCCACATCGATATCGATCCTGCTGAAATCGGTAAAAATGTACCAACAGAAATTCCAATCGTGGCAGACGCTAAAGAAGCACTGCAAGCACTTTTGAAACAACAATTTGTTTCACCAGAAACAGAAACTTGGTTGACATACTTAAAAGAATCGGCCGAGAAATTCCCGTTATGGTATGACAATGATGACGAAGGAACAATCCTTCCGCAACAAGCACTTGAAATTATCCACCGTATTACAAAAGGCGATGCAGTCGTCACAACAGATGTTGGACAGCATCAGATGTGGACGGCTCAATATTATTCACTGAATAATCCAGATCATTGGGTGACATCAGGTGGACTTGGCACAATGGGCTTCGGCTTCCCAGCGGCAATAGGGGCGCAAATTGCCAAACCTGATGCTCGTGTCATTGCAATTGTCGGAGATGCAGGTTTCCAAATGACAGCACAGGAGTTATCGCTGTTACAAGAAATGCGCATTCCGGTCAAAATCATCATTCTGAACAATGGCTGTCTCGGTATGGTTCGCCAGTGGCAAGAAACGTTTTATGAAAAGCGTTACTCCCAATCGTTGATGCCTGTTCAACCGAACTTTGTGAAATTAGCAGAGGCGTATGACATTAAAGGCTATCGGATTGACACATTGGAAGAAGCGGAAGCTGTATTCCAAGAAGCACTGTTGTCTGATGAACCCGTTCTCATCGACTGTCGTGTGAAACAACTAGAAAACGTCTATCCGATGGTTGCACCAGGTAGGGGACTACATGAAATGATCGGGGTGAGTAAACTATGA
- a CDS encoding stalk domain-containing protein produces MKMLAKLGLALVFVLSFALPHGTTFAKTDTVKLVIDGVEVAGYEQPFISHDQVLIPVENLFNAAGYKVTKDNSGKLSVTNTYLTVDFNASANTINVNGKKVDTEFPLTLQNAGNYITSDFLATLEGFNVEVSEDKKTVNVKTNRVDTAAFLTKTAALNLKSSSLNLTLESLIAPAANAQLGKVQLDNIQDPKSSYKHITFPTVDTEGKVTVEEIEEYSTKDGDFKKFGDVWVKLTAPVISIEATKLTDAKKVNTTVEAAKEVTEATPVTEEPKDLTKAATPLQLDSLATLALLQKFTKGIHIFEYKDAYIMTQTLTPTEASELKSVLTGLLSGEVNTEAVKTEETTIETTKEEATTEDTKVEETATKIVNTEEKATDKKTTEEAKTDETETESTKTEDAKTDETTTEEAKTVFVIITFNNFNSVKGITVPADVIKNAISQEDFLKALEAKKVEEAKKAEDVKK; encoded by the coding sequence ATGAAGATGTTAGCAAAATTGGGACTTGCGTTAGTATTTGTACTTTCGTTCGCATTGCCACACGGTACAACGTTCGCCAAAACGGACACTGTGAAGTTAGTAATAGATGGCGTCGAGGTCGCAGGGTATGAACAGCCATTTATATCACACGACCAAGTGTTAATCCCTGTTGAAAACTTATTTAACGCAGCAGGCTACAAAGTTACGAAAGACAATTCAGGTAAATTAAGCGTCACAAACACTTACTTGACAGTCGATTTCAATGCAAGTGCAAACACAATTAATGTTAACGGTAAGAAAGTGGACACTGAGTTCCCACTTACATTACAAAATGCCGGAAACTATATAACTAGTGACTTCCTAGCAACATTAGAAGGTTTTAATGTTGAAGTTTCTGAAGACAAAAAAACGGTTAACGTTAAAACAAACCGTGTAGATACTGCTGCATTCTTAACGAAAACAGCTGCTCTAAACTTGAAAAGTTCTTCTTTAAACTTGACGTTGGAATCATTAATCGCACCTGCAGCTAATGCTCAACTTGGTAAAGTTCAACTAGACAACATCCAAGATCCAAAATCATCTTACAAACACATTACATTCCCTACAGTGGACACAGAAGGTAAAGTAACTGTAGAAGAAATTGAAGAATATTCAACAAAAGATGGTGATTTCAAGAAATTTGGAGATGTTTGGGTTAAGCTCACTGCTCCTGTTATTTCTATAGAAGCAACTAAACTTACTGATGCTAAAAAAGTCAACACTACTGTAGAAGCGGCTAAAGAAGTCACTGAAGCTACTCCAGTGACTGAAGAGCCTAAAGATCTAACTAAAGCTGCTACTCCCCTACAACTTGATTCACTTGCAACATTAGCATTACTACAAAAATTCACTAAAGGTATTCACATCTTTGAATACAAAGATGCTTACATCATGACACAAACACTTACACCTACTGAAGCTAGTGAATTGAAATCCGTACTAACAGGACTACTTTCAGGAGAAGTAAATACAGAAGCAGTGAAAACTGAAGAAACTACAATCGAGACTACTAAAGAAGAAGCTACGACTGAAGATACTAAAGTTGAAGAAACTGCTACTAAAATTGTAAATACTGAAGAAAAAGCTACTGATAAGAAAACTACTGAAGAAGCTAAAACTGATGAAACAGAAACTGAAAGTACGAAAACTGAAGATGCTAAAACTGATGAAACAACTACTGAAGAAGCAAAAACTGTTTTTGTAATTATCACATTCAACAACTTCAACTCAGTAAAAGGAATTACAGTTCCTGCTGATGTTATCAAAAACGCAATCAGCCAGGAAGATTTTTTGAAAGCATTAGAAGCGAAAAAAGTCGAAGAGGCTAAAAAAGCTGAAGATGTTAAAAAATAA
- a CDS encoding NEAT domain-containing protein, whose product MKKRFVIPFSFILLLSMMVVSHAPEAMAADLSKGTYVVDYEMLQAENDSVSIANDYFEKPAILTIDKDGQYLQFTVNHAKWVKFIKSTNGESFADVHTVSDDLENDKRVIAFKIDGAITEPLLMQMHVVIEEMKPSYDHKYSVRLNLDLESMEVTDAPAVVVNAPVAESKSADTNETQGEPTSNKALIYVLLVIISIIAITFAIKINSSRQRKK is encoded by the coding sequence TTGAAAAAGAGATTCGTTATTCCGTTTTCGTTCATCCTGCTTCTAAGTATGATGGTTGTTTCTCATGCGCCAGAGGCTATGGCCGCTGATTTATCAAAGGGTACATATGTTGTCGACTACGAGATGTTGCAAGCCGAGAATGATTCCGTATCGATTGCAAATGATTATTTTGAAAAGCCGGCAATTCTTACAATTGATAAGGATGGGCAGTATTTACAATTCACTGTAAATCATGCTAAATGGGTCAAGTTCATTAAATCGACAAATGGTGAATCATTTGCTGATGTGCATACGGTGAGCGATGATCTTGAAAATGATAAACGTGTCATTGCATTTAAAATTGATGGAGCAATTACAGAGCCATTGCTTATGCAGATGCATGTTGTCATTGAAGAGATGAAACCGTCATATGACCACAAGTATTCAGTCCGTTTGAATCTTGATTTAGAATCAATGGAAGTGACAGACGCTCCAGCGGTTGTTGTGAATGCTCCTGTTGCAGAATCAAAATCTGCTGACACGAATGAAACGCAAGGTGAACCAACAAGCAACAAAGCACTTATTTATGTACTCCTCGTAATAATTTCCATCATTGCAATTACTTTTGCGATCAAGATTAATTCATCGAGACAACGAAAAAAATAA
- a CDS encoding NEAT domain-containing protein: MRKKTIFTMAILFALFTVLPALAPQEAAAASKFADGVYTVPFTVLKDTSNEQSTTAEYMVSPAKVTIQNDKAYAVVTLNNSSWWQYFKVQTGGGFADVQVLSNDTANDRRVVKFEVKDIEQLVNAKIHVIVTGIPGFTYDNKYDIRFKFNSSNIPLAPVVQQPATPPVSKPTPKPVQPTPKPTPKPSVTEKVTTTPKPVENKLAVTKTETVETDEKDEVKEIESKVVTSEKSDATVEENAAEATEQTKEETKSEQSEEEIVAEDQAKEEPSKVTEKAIDAEVEADSTSESNSTLFIVIFSVLILGAVTVFAVKQRTRTQK; this comes from the coding sequence TTGAGAAAAAAAACGATTTTTACAATGGCGATATTGTTCGCTTTATTTACAGTATTACCAGCACTCGCACCTCAAGAAGCTGCTGCGGCATCTAAGTTCGCTGATGGTGTGTACACAGTTCCGTTTACAGTGTTAAAAGATACGAGTAATGAGCAATCAACGACAGCTGAATACATGGTGAGTCCAGCGAAAGTAACCATCCAAAATGACAAAGCGTATGCTGTCGTAACGTTGAACAACAGTTCTTGGTGGCAGTATTTTAAAGTGCAAACAGGCGGTGGTTTTGCCGATGTTCAAGTTTTGAGCAATGATACAGCAAATGATAGACGTGTGGTTAAATTTGAAGTGAAAGACATTGAGCAATTGGTTAATGCCAAAATTCATGTCATTGTAACAGGAATACCCGGTTTTACATATGACAACAAATACGATATCCGCTTCAAATTTAACAGTTCTAATATTCCTTTAGCACCTGTTGTTCAACAGCCGGCAACACCTCCAGTGTCTAAACCAACACCTAAACCAGTACAACCAACACCGAAGCCAACTCCTAAACCTTCAGTAACGGAAAAGGTGACTACAACTCCTAAACCAGTTGAAAACAAACTAGCTGTAACAAAAACAGAAACTGTCGAAACTGATGAAAAAGACGAAGTGAAAGAGATAGAATCTAAAGTAGTTACAAGTGAAAAGTCAGATGCAACAGTAGAAGAAAATGCTGCTGAAGCAACTGAGCAGACGAAAGAAGAAACTAAGTCTGAACAAAGCGAAGAAGAAATTGTTGCCGAAGATCAAGCAAAAGAAGAGCCGTCGAAAGTAACAGAAAAAGCAATTGATGCTGAGGTCGAAGCTGATTCGACATCTGAGTCGAATTCTACATTATTTATCGTCATTTTCTCTGTTCTTATTCTTGGTGCGGTAACCGTCTTTGCTGTGAAACAGCGTACACGGACTCAAAAGTAA
- a CDS encoding ABC transporter ATP-binding protein produces the protein MDIKDITFSYDKKVNTLHSVNSTIDSGKVTTIIGPNGCGKSTLLSVMANNNHPQSGRVLLEGKSLADFKPKELAKKLAVVHQQNNAPHDMTVEKLTSYGRIPYKSLFTSATEEDQQAIEWALACTNLTDKRKVPIDELSGGQMQRVWIAMALAQKTPFLLLDEPTTYLDIYYQYELLELIKGLNRTHGMSIVMVLHDINQAIRYSDTIIAMKEGKIVAKGTPSEVITVQTVKEIYGVDVVVKNDEETGMYIIPIGI, from the coding sequence ATGGACATTAAGGATATAACTTTTTCCTACGATAAAAAAGTAAATACATTACATAGTGTCAACAGCACGATTGATAGTGGGAAAGTGACGACGATTATCGGACCAAATGGTTGTGGGAAATCGACATTACTTAGCGTGATGGCCAATAATAATCATCCGCAAAGTGGACGAGTTCTATTAGAGGGCAAATCACTTGCTGATTTTAAACCGAAAGAACTGGCGAAAAAATTAGCCGTTGTACACCAGCAAAATAATGCCCCGCACGATATGACCGTTGAAAAACTAACAAGTTATGGGCGGATTCCATATAAGAGTCTGTTCACTTCAGCAACTGAGGAAGATCAACAGGCAATTGAATGGGCGCTTGCGTGTACCAATCTGACGGATAAGCGAAAAGTACCAATTGACGAATTATCTGGAGGTCAAATGCAGCGCGTCTGGATTGCAATGGCCTTAGCGCAAAAAACGCCCTTTCTACTATTAGATGAACCGACGACTTATCTTGATATTTATTACCAATATGAATTATTGGAACTGATCAAGGGCTTGAATCGCACGCATGGTATGTCAATCGTCATGGTTTTACACGACATTAATCAGGCGATACGTTACAGTGACACGATTATTGCGATGAAAGAAGGAAAAATTGTCGCTAAAGGTACACCAAGTGAGGTCATCACCGTTCAAACCGTAAAAGAGATTTACGGAGTTGACGTAGTTGTGAAAAATGATGAAGAAACAGGGATGTACATCATTCCTATAGGGATTTGA